A portion of the Fulvia fulva chromosome 1, complete sequence genome contains these proteins:
- a CDS encoding 40S ribosomal protein S12, with protein sequence MSDGEEPTQEVVAADEVEVTADSSAQGGSMSVLDALKGVLKIALIHDGLARGLREASKALDRRQAHMCVLNEACEEEAYKKLVVALCGEHKIPLIKVPDGKQLGEWAGLCQIDREGNARKVVNCSCVVVKDWGEESQERSILLNYFQTEQ encoded by the exons ATG TCGGACGGAGAAGAGCCAACCCAAGAAGTCGTCGCCGCCGATGAGGTCGAAGTCACCGCCGACAGCTCCGCCCAGGGCGGCAGCATGTCTGTCCTCGACGCCCTCAAGGGTGTTCTCAAGATCGCCCTGATCCACGACGGTCTCGCCCGCGGTCTGCGCGAGGCCAGCAAGGCCCTCGACCGCCGCCAGGCACACATGTGCGTGCTCAACGAGGCATGCGAGGAGGAGGCTTACAAGAAGTTGGTCGTTGCTCTTTGCGGCGAGCACAAGATTCCTCTCATCAAGGTTCCGGATGGCAAGCAGTTGGGAGAGTGGGCTGGTCTTT GCCAGATCGACCGCGAGGGCAACGCTCGCAAGGTCGTCAACTGCTCGTGCGTCGTCGTCAAGGACTGGGGTGAGGAGTCGCAGGAGCGCTCCATCCTGCTCAACTACTTCCAGACTGAGCAGTAG
- a CDS encoding Altered inheritance of mitochondria protein 18, mitochondrial: MASSTRVAMRLLSPRIQCLQRPARCATQIRHASRYSNPAKRSFTAAPAAAPSFVAQSALPPHIYAEQDAVRNPLDARAAQLAHEEKRQYHIRRMRFAGIGLLLSIFGLAMVLYNLDLDDMEQAELKRKNKQQLDASDDSNKQFQGKEVEIIGAGEDKRIVARGPGGEVELVETGTSSVPHFPRTIHLPTSPESAPAKAAAGTDVPGLNEGTNAGNIQNQEEYTLLGLGIRTVSFLGIQVYVVGMYIRTQDISALQEKLIHVINESASTLIPSEKEELKKRLLDPSGSREIWQELLKVPGLKTAWRVAPTRNTDFGHLRDGWITGITNRTREAKQLAKGVETEYDAEDFGQAIGSFKSLFAGGKAPKGSVMILARGTTGNMDVWFQAKPGASGKDKQMQLLGTVPDERISKLIWLGYLGGDKVSSEAARQGVVDGCIGFAGRPIGSAEARVV, from the coding sequence ATGGCATCGTCGACGAGAGTTGCCATGAGGCTGTTGTCTCCGCGCATCCAATGCCTTCAGCGCCCGGCTCGCTGCGCAACACAGATCCGACACGCCTCGCGATACAGCAACCCAGCCAAGCGGAGCTTCACCGCAGCACCAGCCGCGGCACCTTCTTTCGTCGCGCAGTCTGCGCTACCACCTCATATATACGCAGAGCAAGATGCAGTTAGGAACCCGCTTGACGCTCGGGCAGCCCAGCTCGCTCATGAGGAAAAGCGCCAGTACCATATCAGGCGAATGCGTTTCGCTGGTATTGGCTTGTTGTTGAGCATCTTTGGACTGGCTATGGTCTTGTACAACCTCGATCTGGACGATATGGAGCAGGCCGAACTGAAGAGGAAGAACAAGCAGCAGCTGGACGCATCAGACGATTCGAACAAGCAGTTTCAGGGCAAGGAGGTCGAGATCATCGGTGCTGGTGAGGACAAAAGAATAGTCGCGCGAGGACCTGGAGGCGAGGTAGAGCTTGTGGAAACTGGTACCAGCAGTGTGCCGCACTTCCCGAGAACGATACATCTTCCCACTTCTCCCGAATCTGCTCCAGCGAAGGCTGCGGCTGGGACTGATGTGCCGGGCTTGAACGAAGGCACCAATGCTGGTAACATTCAGAATCAGGAAGAGTATACTTTGCTCGGGCTAGGTATCCGGACAGTATCGTTTCTGGGGATCCAGGTATACGTGGTGGGCATGTACATCAGGACACAGGACATCAGCGCGTTGCAGGAGAAGCTGATCCACGTCATCAACGAGAGCGCATCAACTTTGATCCCATCGGAGAAAGAGGAGCTGAAGAAGCGACTGTTGGACCCCAGCGGAAGTCGCGAAATCTGGCAAGAGCTGTTGAAAGTGCCCGGGCTGAAAACAGCATGGCGTGTCGCACCCACGAGGAACACCGACTTTGGGCACTTACGGGATGGTTGGATCACTGGTATAACGAATCGCACTCGAGAAGCGAAGCAACTCGCGAAGGGCGTCGAGACCGAATATGATGCTGAGGACTTCGGCCAGGCGATCGGTAGCTTCAAGAGCCTCTTCGCAGGTGGGAAGGCGCCGAAGGGGTCCGTCATGATCTTGGCGCGAGGCACAACGGGCAACATGGACGTCTGGTTCCAGGCGAAGCCAGGCGCGAGTGGGAAGGACAAACAAATGCAACTCTTGGGAACTGTACCGGATGAACGCATAAGCAAACTGATCTGGCTGGGGTACCTCGGTGGCGACAAGGTCAGTTCTGAGGCTGCGAGACAAGGCGTCGTGGATGGCTGTATTGGCTTCGCGGGCAGGCCCATTGGAAGTGCAGAGGCGAGAGTAGTGTAG
- a CDS encoding Zinc-responsive transcriptional regulator ZAP1 → MTRFEESALRNSASDQQSSSSTLPYWHPSSQFSSLIDPQHDASIPHTASENGHPGSFPAYTDEQSSVPLQTSMDFELSRQMGYSQFNDFAPAVAQPLSQADLSSPDPSVSGMSNYSQGLSIKTPGSTRSMRRPGLAGAPALTNGHYCCQWSVNGVTCRHKFMDAKALNDHIRAQHVRGAGTFMCHWSGCDKGSFPTANKLVRHVHSHTGYKPFPCSCCPQAFVTKDQLDKHLTTHTGAKDFVCTWPGCGRSFAVKHALDGHVNSVHLKAKKHICPCCAQAFDDSSNLSKHKKQVHNTDTGIKCPARHTHGCMYVDSRKDKMKEHCERKCHGLETVTDAHAWNLWVQQFKTASRKTDSRRQSLLRSTASTPSYMPAPYRTGSIECSKQGCNIPVCLPCNILCNDVHSSHHDVPCHEADCDPHAPCDPCDPCDDPECEEAAWQPCTTQPCNLPHCGSTSVSSTPSLPATPHIPPDTYFQYAGGDLDAEHPFQMGQRLSEYMFMNA, encoded by the coding sequence ATGACCAGATTCGAGGAGAGCGCTCTGCGCAACAGTGCCTCCGACCAGCAGTCGAGCTCCTCGACCTTACCGTATTGGCACCCTTCCAGCCAATTCTCCTCCCTGATTGACCCGCAGCATGATGCGAGCATTCCTCACACGGCCAGTGAGAACGGGCATCCGGGCAGCTTCCCGGCGTACACCGACGAGCAATCGTCAGTACCTCTGCAAACCAGCATGGACTTTGAGCTGTCCCGTCAGATGGGCTACTCTCAGTTCAACGACTTCGCGCCTGCCGTTGCGCAGCCATTGTCACAGGCTGACCTCAGCAGTCCCGATCCTTCGGTATCTGGTATGTCGAATTACAGCCAAGGTCTGAGCATCAAAACGCCTGGCAGTACCAGATCCATGCGCAGGCCAGGTCTCGCTGGCGCCCCGGCTCTGACAAATGGGCACTACTGCTGTCAATGGTCCGTGAATGGCGTTACTTGCAGACACAAGTTCATGGATGCCAAGGCCCTCAACGATCACATCAGAGCACAGCATGTTCGTGGAGCCGGGACGTTCATGTGTCACTGGTCGGGCTGCGACAAGGGCAGCTTTCCCACCGCGAACAAGCTGGTAAGGCACGTTCACAGTCACACTGGTTACAAGCCGTTCCCGTGCTCGTGCTGTCCTCAGGCATTTGTGACGAAGGATCAACTCGACAAGCATCTCACCACACACACGGGAGCGAAGGACTTCGTCTGCACCTGGCCAGGTTGCGGGCGTTCGTTTGCCGTCAAGCATGCCCTAGATGGTCACGTCAACAGCGTTCACCTCAAAGCCAAGAAACATATATGCCCATGTTGCGCACAGGCCTTCGATGATTCCTCAAACCTCTCAAAACATAAGAAGCAAGTACACAACACTGATACTGGCATCAAGTGCCCGGCAAGGCATACCCACGGCTGTATGTATGTGGACAGCCGGAAAGACAAGATGAAGGAGCACTGCGAACGCAAATGCCACGGACTTGAGACTGTGACCGACGCACACGCCTGGAACTTGTGGGTGCAGCAATTCAAGACGGCTTCGCGCAAGACGGACTCGCGCCGACAGTCTTTGCTGCGTTCCACTGCATCCACGCCATCATATATGCCTGCGCCATACCGAACGGGCTCGATCGAGTGCAGCAAACAGGGTTGCAACATTCCTGTGTGCCTGCCTTGCAACATCCTTTGCAACGATGTGCACTCCAGTCACCACGACGTACCGTGCCATGAGGCTGACTGCGACCCTCATGCGCCGTGTGATCCATGCGATCCTTGCGACGATCCTGAATGTGAAGAGGCGGCATGGCAGCCATGCACTACACAACCGTGCAACCTACCGCACTGTGGAAGTACAAGCGTCTCATCGACGCCGTCACTACCAGCAACGCCGCATATACCGCCTGATACATACTTCCAGTACGCAGGAGGCGATTTGGACGCCGAGCATCCATTTCAGATGGGTCAACGACTTTCGGAATACATGTTCATGAATGCATGA
- a CDS encoding Putative aminoacrylate hydrolase RutD has product MHEHRAPHERAHGGMGPKPLTAEEIQRHPEYPHVHWKLKADSKGKIDVAAGRGGPFKLAYELHGHGPTKIVWIMGLGGFMKTWQRQTKDFGHSEADKYTCLVFDNRGMGESDKPILRYTTSEMAKDVVELLDHVGWKDERRCHVVGISMGGMISQELAMQIPERICSLNLISTAPRIVRTLPFMENIRNRINLMVPKSLDDQIAKVKADCYSAEWLAKADETEHVVEPFPSNGDRFAAQEIDKRLSPGVFTPRGFLCQLYAAGFHHKSDKQLKQMGDAVGRNRILVFHGTGDHMIDFVHGKMLLEGLGGEASGVTKSFHEGMGHVGPFEIRKEFHRLIVDRIEKTEALNKA; this is encoded by the exons ATGC ATGAGCACCGTGCGCCACACGAGCGAGCGCATGGCGGCATGGGACCGAAGCCGCTGACAGCGGAGGAGATCCAACGGCATCCAGAATACCCGCATGTACACTGGAAACTGAAAGCCGACAGCAAAGGAAAGATTGATGTCGCCGCTGGCCGCGGTGGACCTTTCAAATTGGCGTACGAACTTCATGGTCATGGACCTACGAAGATCGTCTGGATCATGGGACTGGGTGGATTCATGAAGACGTGGCAACGACAGACCAAAGACTTTGGGCACAGTGAGGCTGATAAGTATACATGTCTTGTCTTTGATAATCGAGGGATGGGTGAATCTGACAAACCTATCCTGCGATACACCACTTCAGAAATGGCGAAGGATGTAGTTGAGCTTCTGGATCACGTTGGCTGGAAAGATGAACGAAGATGCCATGTGGTGGGTATCAGTATGGGCGGCATGATATCGCAAGAACTCGCGATGCAGATTCCAGAGCGTATATGCAGTCTAAACCTCATCTCGACGGCGCCGCGCATCGTGCGGACCCTCCCATTCATGGAGAATATTCGCAACCGGATCAACTTGATGGTGCCGAAATCGCTAGATGACCAAATTGCCAAAGTCAAAGCAGACTGCTACTCTGCTGAATGGCTGGCAAAGGCTGACGAGACGGAACACGTTGTCGAGCCCTTCCCATCGAACGGAGACCGCTTTGCAGCGCAAGAGATCGACAAGCGCCTCTCGCCTGGCGTCTTCACGCCAAGAGGCTTCCTGTGCCAGCTCTATGCCGCTGGCTTCCATCACAAGTCAGATAAGCAGCTCAAGCAGATGGGCGATGCTGTTGGCAGGAACCGGATTTTGGTATTCCATGGTACGGGTGATCATATGATTGACTTCGTTCATGGCAAGATGTTGCTTGAAGGCTTGGGCGGCGAAGCGAGTGGTGTGACGAAGTCCTTCCACGAAGGCATGGGCCATGTGGGACCTTTCGAAATCAGGAAAGAGTTTCACAGGCTCATTGTCGATCGGATTGAGAAGACTGAAGCTCTGAACAAGGCTTGA
- a CDS encoding UV-damage endonuclease — MLSLVRLPHLGNTTRRGLGFRLHTTRLFHTATASPSAMAPKRKRSAAVDDNATVNGIVPPLPKRRSSARNIATATVATNPDQNADIIDAPNATRASPDSDVNEDIVPGPIKLGNGTTTACPLSDAPAVAEAPKKKGRGKKAVVETEGSANIEAEAPGKKGRGKKPVKAEDDGEASVAEKPAPKKAKTNADDEAADPEADEDEEADEEEVKEALTRPPPVNSDYLPLPWKGRLGYACLNTYLRQSNPPVFSSRTCRIQSILEHRHPLKDPSQPEHATKNRPDRDQPPGIERGQRYVEELCLTNVKDIIKMVRWNDRYNIKFFRLSSEMFPFASHPEYGYKLAPFASEALAEAGKVIAELGHRVTTHPGQFTQLGSPRQPVIDNAIRDLEYHDELLSLLKLPEQQDKDAVMILHMGGVFDGKEGVIERFRENYANLSQSVKNRLVLENDDVSWTVHDLLPICEELNIPMVLDYHHHNIMFDADKIREGTKDIIDLYPRIKATWDRKGIKQKMHYSEPTPAAITGRQRRKHNPRVATLPPSAQDMDIMIEAKDKEQAVFELMRIFKLPGFDTFNDILPYVRNDDNKAALAAMNKKKKIADEPEPELIPDDEVGMGGPEGRVYWPPGMEEWLRPKKREVKKKEAPAGKSLEEKKAEAAKLYADAQAKKAVKDQPASEHEDSDVEATPATKKAKAAMKKKAKADAEKAAVKAAAAEVKEAQKAEDGAPKKRVKVKREPQAVPTPSSSEGPDDVELDDVPEIPVAPQIKTEGSRKGGRRSAKSAVSYKEED, encoded by the exons ATGTTGTCTTTGGTTCGTCTCCCGCATCTTGGAAATACCACGCGCAGGGGCCTTGGATTCAGGCTTCACACGACGCGACTGTTCCATACCGCGACAGCCAGCCCCTCTGCCATGGCTCCTAAGCGGAAGAGATCTGCTGCAGTCGATGACAATGCCACTGTAAATGGCATTGTGCCACCTCTACCCAAGCGCAGGTCGTCTGCCCGGAATATTGCTACAGCGACCGTTGCCACCAACCCTGACCAGAACGCGGACATCATTGACGCGCCGAACGCTACACGCGCCTCACCCGACAGCGACGTGAATGAGGACATCGTGCCAGGTCCCATCAAGCTAGGTAACGGAACAACGACAGCCTGTCCTCTTAGTGATGCACCTGCTGTTGCAGAGGCACCTAAGAAGAAGGGCCGAGGGAAGAAAGCAGTTGTGGAAACAGAGGGTTCGGCCAATATTGAAGCTGAAGCACCGGGCAAGAAGGGAAGAGGAAAGAAACCCGTCAAGGCTGAAGATGATGGCGAGGCGTCAGTCGCGGAAAAGCCTGCTCCAAAGAAAGCAAAGACGAACGCCGATGATGAGGCTGCTGATCCCGAGGCCGACGAAGACGAAGAGGCGGACGAAGAAGAGGTCAAAGAAGCATTGACAAGACCGCCGCCTGTCAATAGCGACTACTTGCCGCTACCTTGGAAAGGACGCCTCGGATATGCTTGCTTGAACACATATCTGCGGCAGTCCAATCCGCCTGTTTTCAGCTCTCGAACGTGTCGCATACAGTCCATATTAGAGCATCGACATCCCTTGAAAGACCCATCGCAGCCAGAACACGCTACGAAGAATCGTCCAGATCGAGATCAGCCTCCAGGCATTGAGCGTGGCCAGCGATATGTTGAGGAACTCTGCCTAACCAATGTCAAAGACATCATCAAGATGGTGCGTTGGAATGATCGATACAACATCAAATTCTTTCGGCTTTCATCGGAGATGTTCCCCTTCGCAAGTCATCCCGAGTACGGCTACAAATTAGCTCCCTTTGCGAGCGAGGCACTTGCAGAAGCTGGCAAAGTCATTGCAGAGTTGGGCCATCGCGTGACTACACACCCTGGACAATTCACTCAACTGGGCAGTCCCAGGCAACCCGTAATTGACAATGCGATTCGCGATCTGGAATATCACGATGAGCTGCTGTCTCTACTCAAGCTACCCGAGCAACAGGACAAGGACGCCGTGATGATCTTACACATGGGAGGTGTCTTCGACGGCAAAGAGGGCGTAATTGAACGATTTCGAGAAAACTACGCAAATCTGTCGCAAAGTGTGAAGAATCGACTAGTGCTAGAGAACGACGATGTGAGCTGGACTGTTCACGATCTGTTGCCGATCTGCGAAGAACTGAATATTCCGATGGTACTCG ATTACCATCATCACAATATAATGTTCGATGCGGACAAGATTCGTGAAGGTACTAAGGACATAATCGATCTCTACCCTCGAATCAAAGCAACATGGGACAGGAAGGGTATTAAGCAAAAGATGCATTACTCAGAACCAACACCTGCAGCAATAACAGGACGTCAAAGAAGGAAACATAACCCTCGAGTAGCCACTCTTCCGCCATCTGCTCAAGATATGGACATCATGATTGAGGCTAAAGACAAGGAGCAAGCCGTGTTCGAGCTCATGCGGATCTTCAAGCTTCCTGGCTTCGATACGTTCAACGACATTCTACCCTACGTGAGGAATGATGATAACAAGGCGGCATTGGCTGCGATGAACAAGAAGAAAAAGATCGCAGACGAGCCCGAGCCCGAGCTGATTCCTGATGATGAGGTAGGAATGGGAGGTCCTGAGGGTCGAGTCTACTGGCCGCCCGGAATGGAAGAATGGCTGCGACCAAAGAAGCGAGAGGTCAAGAAGAAAGAAGCCCCGGCGGGCAAGTCTTTAGAGGAGAAGAAGGCAGAGGCTGCGAAACTCTACGCTGATGCGCAAGCTAAGAAGGCCGTCAAAGACCAGCCGGCGAGCGAGCATGAGGACTCCGACGTTGAGGCCACGCCAGCCACCAAAAAGGCCAAGGCTGCCATGAAAAAGAAGGCCAAAGCTGACGCCGAGAAGGCTGCTGTGAAGGCTGCCGCTGCGGAAGTCAAAGAGGCTCAAAAGGCTGAGGATGGCGCTCCCAAAAAGAGAGTCAAGGTCAAGAGGGAGCCTCAAGCAGTACCAACTCCGAGCTCCAGCGAAGGACCTGATGACGTAGAGTTGGACGACGTCCCGGAGATACCTGTCGCGCCCCAGATCAAGACCGAAGGCTCTCGCAAGGGTGGTCGGCGAAGCGCAAAGAGTGCTGTCagctataaagaggaggacTGA
- a CDS encoding Aldehyde dehydrogenase, producing MSSLGEIQTNLFINGKYVPSSSGETLTIVSPFDDSVVTDKVQVASEKDVDAAVVAAKAAFPSWRSTSGAKRADIMLKFASLLESNIDKLARLESAAMGQPISVAKKFLLGPIALWKYYAGYAGKVAGESFPPDEDGTYKIVQYEPLGVCAGICAWNGSHVLAAWKMAPAMATGNTFILKSSEKSPLALTAYGDLINEAGFPPGVINVLTGAGPVGSLLAYHMDIAKIAFTGSAVAGRKVMEAASKSNLKHVSLELGGKSPALIFDDANLENAVEHSSTSFLRNSGQICFAASRVLVQEGIAPKFIEAIKTAFEKADEKMGDPNLEDTAFGPLADKKQFERVMSFMTGAREEGVQVLVGGERKGDKGTFVRPTIFLNPDLKSKVYTDEIFGPAISLRTFKDEEEAIALANDTTYGLGSTIYTSDIARALRVATQIEAGTVGINSAFATNAQTPFGGFKQSGYGRESGIEGLKEYVQAKTIHINLNVPPPKVAQ from the exons ATGTCTTCTCTTGGCGAGATTCAGACGAACCTTTTCATCAATGGGAAG TATGTACCATCCTCAAGTGGTGAGACCTTGACTATAGTCTCCCCATTCGACGACTCCGTTGTCACAGACAAAGTCCAAGTAGCCTCGGAAAAG GACGTCGACGCCGCCGTCGTCGCCGCAAAAGCTGCCTTCCCCTCATGGCGCTCCACTTCCGGCGCAAAACGCGCCGACATCATGCTCAAATTCGCCTCTCTCCTTGAGTCCAACATCGACAAGCTCGCCCGCCTTGAATCCGCTGCAATGGGCCAGCCCATCAGTGTTGCGAAGAAGTTTCTCCTGGGTCCGATCGCGCTGTGGAAGTACTATGCTGGGTATGCGGGTAAGGTTGCTGGGGAGAGTTTCCCGCCGGATGAGGATGGCACGTATAAGATTGTGCAGTATGAGCCGTTGGGAGTATGTGCGGGGATTTGTGCGTGGAAT GGATCGCATGTGTTGGCAGCGTGGAAGATGGCGCCGGCTATGGCCACGGGGAATACGTTTATTCTCAAGTCGAGTGAGAAATCGCCTCTTGCTCTCACGGCGTACGGCGACTTGATCAACGAAGCTGGCTTTCCTCCAGGTGTGATCAATGTTTTGACGGGTGCTGGACCTGTAGGATCTCTCCTAGCATACCATATGGACATTGCGAAGATTGCGTTCACGGGCTCCGCGGTAGCAGGTCGGAAAGTCATGGAGGCGGCGAGCAAGTCCAACCTCAAACACGTATCGCTTGAGCTTGGAGGCAAGTCACCGGCTCTTATTTTCGACGATGCGAATCTCGAGAACGCAGTAGAGCACAGCTCCACGTCTTTCTTACGAAATTCGGGACAGATCTGCTTTGCCGCCAGCAGGGTGCTGGTCCAGGAAGGTATTGCACCAAAGTTCATCGAAGCTATCAAGACGGCTTTCGAGAAGGCCGATGAGAAGATGGGAGATCCGAATCTGGAGGATACGGCATTCGGACCTTTGGCGGACAAGAAGCAATTCGAGAGGGTCATGAGCTTCATGACTGGTGCCAGGGAGGAAGGTGTCCAAGTCCTAGTCGGTGGCGAGAGGAAGGGTGACAAGGGCACCTTCGTAAGGCCCACGATTTTCTTGAATCCGGATCTGAAGAGTAAG GTCTACACTGATGAGATCTTCGGACCCGCCATCTCGTTGCGGACGTTCAAGGATGAGGAGGAAGCGATCGCTCTCGCAAATGATACAACCTACGGCCTTGGATCAACGATCTATACCTCTGACATTGCGCGTGCCCTCCGCGTGGCGACTCAGATCGAGGCAGGGACTGTTGGCATCAACTCTGCTTTTGCAACCAATGCTCAGACCCCATTTGGAGGCTTCAAGC AATCCGGATATGGTAGAGAGTCGGGCATCGAAGGATTGAAGGAGTACGTGCAAGCGAAGACGATTCACATAAACTTGAACGTACCGCCGCCAAAAGTGGCACAGTAG
- a CDS encoding Cryptochrome-2 has translation MSKPRVIYWFRTDLRLHDSPALKAALDLKPEVFFPIWCWDSHYVYRARVGVNRFQFLIDCQNDLSKSITKLNKKSKLFVMREPAVTLLPKLFKQWKVTHLVFEQDTDAYAKDRDQQVTKMAEDAGVEVIVKTGRTLWNPDEIVKANGGKPTMSIAQLQAAGAKLGEIEPSVDTPTSLPPPGDMKLNIEQTQPKSEPDINKKHRDGEEASYSAGIAGPNDDFAPPSLEELGMPAATSPHKGGETVILERLHKILEDEDYCGTFEKPKTSPAAFEPQSTFLTSPYLHFGALSCRYVSPVLTSPENNADIPIQFYHKVQSIIDKRKKANKTISTPPESLAGQLLFRDMYFAAQAALGYAFGQTYNNPNCRFIPWHLPSKIDLTTKLITGSYEVDDPVKETEFKRWSNGTTGFPWIDAIMRQLRQEGWIHHLARHSVACFLTRGGAYISWERGAEVFEELLIDHEAACNIGNWQWLSCTAFYAQFYRCYSPIAFGKKWDPNGDYIRKYCPELKDYPAKHIFEPHKAPISDQKAAGVRIDGDGTDKEHDGLALYPKPMFDFSTQRDICLQGMKNAYHVGLYGNSPKMLDGTWKELFEDDAEGPTEGGKGEPGGLGKGEDGDGDGGGEDGGKEEEVVKTPKREAGGSGSVKKSPRGHKREHSQSTLDFGKKSAKK, from the exons ATGTCGAAGCCAAGGGTGATATACTG GTTTCGTACCGATCTACGATTGCATGACAGTCCAGCATTGAAGGCTGCGCTGGATTTGAAGCCTGAAGTATTCTTTCCAATATGGTGCTGGGACAG TCACTATGTCTACCGTGCGAGGGTTGGTGTCAATCGATTCCAGTTCTTGATCGATTGTCAGAATGATCTATCGAAGAGCATCACGAAGCTCAACAAGAAGAGCAAATTGTTTGTAATGCGTGAGCCTGCCGTCACTTTACTACCAAAGCTGTTCAAACAATGGAAGGTCACGCATTTGGTCTTCGAACAAGACACGGATGCATATGCCAAAGATCGAGATCAACAAGTCACAAAAATGGCAGAGGACGCTGGCGTGGAAGTCATCGTCAAAACTGGACGTACGCTGTGGAACCCTGATGAGATTGTGAAAGCCAATGGCGGCAAGCCAACGATGAGTATCGCCCAACTACAAGCAGCAGGAGCCAAGCTTGGAGAGATCGAGCCCAGCGTTGATACGCCTACAAGTCTACCTCCTCCGGGCGACATGAAGCTCAACATCGAACAGACCCAGCCAAAGTCAGAGCCCGACATCAACAAGAAGCATCGAGATGGGGAGGAAGCTTCGTACAGTGCCGGTATCGCTGGACCTAACGATGACTTCGCACCTCCCtctctagaagaactaggAATGCCAGCAGCCACATCCCCACACAAAGGTGGCGAAACTGTGATTCTGGAGCGTTTACACAAGATCCTCGAAGATGAAGACTACTGCGGCACCTTCGAGAAACCCAAAACCTCACCCGCAGCCTTTGAACCACAATCCACGTTCCTGACCAGTCCATACCTCCACTTCGGCGCTCTCAGCTGTCGCTACGTAAGTCCCGTACTCACAAGTCCAGAAAATAACGCTGACATTCCCATCCAGTTCTACCACAAAGTCCAATCCATCATCGACAAACGCAAAAAAGCCAACAAAACCATATCAACACCTCCCGAATCACTAGCAGGCCAACTCCTCTTCCGCGACATGTACTTCGCCGCCCAAGCCGCTCTAGGCTACGCCTTCGGCCAAACCTACAACAACCCCAACTGCCGCTTCATACCCTGGCACCTACCCTCCAAAATCGACTTGACCACAAAGCTCATCACCGGCTCCTACGAAGTCGACGACCCCGTCAAAGAGACCGAGTTCAAGCGCTGGAGTAACGGAACTACTGGTTTCCCTTGGATCGATGCGATAATGCGGCAGCTCAGGCAGGAGGGATGGATCCATCATCTTGCGAGACACTCTGTAGCGTGTTTCCTGACGAGGGGAGGGGCGTATATTAGTTGGGAGCGGGGCGCGGAGGTGTTTGAGGAGTTGTTGATTGATCATGAGGCGGCTTGCAATATTGGGAATTGGCAGTGGTTGAGTTGCACGGCGTTTTATGCGCAGTTTTATCGGTGTTATA GCCCCATCGCATTCGGCAAAAAATGGGACCCCAACGGCGACTACATCAGGAAGTATTGCCCAGAGCTGAAAGACTACCCAGCAAAACACATCTTCGAACCCCACAAAGCGCCCATATCCGACCAAAAAGCCGCCGGCGTGCGAATCGACGGCGACGGAACCGACAAAGAGCATGATGGCCTAGCCCTCTACCCCAAACCAATGTTCGACTTCTCCACGCAACGCGATATTTGCCTCCAGGGGATGAAGAATGCTTACCACGTGGGTCTCTACGGGAATAGCCCGAAAATGCTGGATGGGACGTGGAAGGAGTTGTTTGAGGATGATGCGGAGGGGCCGACGGAGGGGGGCAAAGGGGAGCCTGGGGGGTTGGGGAAGGGTGAGGATGGTGATGGTGATGGGGGTGGAGAGGATGGTGGGAAGGAAGAGGAGGTGGTGAAGACGCCGAAGAGGGAGGCTGGGGGAAGTGGGAGTGTGAAGAAGAGTCCGAGGGGACATAAGAGGGAGCATAGTCAGAGCACGCTTGATTTTGGGAAGAAGAGTGCGAAGAAGTGA